TATAGACCAACAGATGATTTAGACCCTTTTCAAACAGACATCTACACCTTAAACGGCAATAGAATAGAAACCTTTATGCCTAAATTTAACTATAAAGGTTTTCAGTATGTTGAAGTGATAAGCAATAAGCCAATTGAATTGACAAAAGAAAGTTTAGTTGGACAATTTATGCATAGTGGTGTTATTCCAGTAGGAAAAATAGAAAGTTCAAATGAAATCATAAATAAAATTTGGGAAGCTACTAATGCTTCATATGTGTCTAATCTATTTGGATATCCTACCGATTGTCCTCAACGTGAAAAAAATGGTTGGACTGGAGATGCGCATATTAACATTGAAACGGCTTTATATAATTTTGATGGTATTACTATTTATGAAAAATGGCTTGCAGACCATAGAGACGAACAAAAAGAAAATGGCGTCTTACCATCGATAATACCAACTTGGGGTTGGGGTTATGATTGGGGTAATGGACCTGATTGGACCAGTACCATTGCTATTATTCCGTGGGAAATTTATCAATTTTATGGAGACACCAGAGCCCTAGAAGTAAATTACCCAAATATTAAGAGATATGTAGATCATATCACTAAGATGAGTCCCTACGGAATTACAGATTGGGGCTTAGGTGATTGGGTACCAGTAAAAGATAAAACTCCGAAAGAGCTTACTTCTTCCATATATTATTTTGTTGATGCTACAATTTTAGCTAAAACGGCTAAATTATTAGGTAAACAGGATGACTACTTACACTATTCGCAATTAGCTGATAAAATAAAAAGAGCCATTAATAATAAATATTTAAACAAAGAAACGGCAATATACGGTTCTGGTTTTCAAACAGAATTAAGTGCCCCTTTATATTGGGGAATAGTTCCAGAGGGATTAAAATCAAAAGTAGCAGACAATCTCGCTAACAAAGTACTACAAGATAATAAACATTTAAATGTAGGGCTTCTAGGAACAAAATCAATATTAAATGCTTTAAGCGAAAATGGTTATGCAGATTTAGCTTATGAAATAGCTTCACAAGAAACATTCCCTTCATGGGGCTGGTGGATTAAAAATGGAGCAACGACACTTTATGAAAACTGGGATATTAAATCCAAAAGAGATATTTCAAAAAATCATATCATGTTTGGTGAAATTGGAGCATGGTTATTTAAAGGAATTGGAGGTATTTTTCCAGACCCAACTGCTCCTGGATTTAAAAATGTAATTCTGAAGCCTCATTTTGTAAAAGGTTTAGAATATTTTACTGCTAGTCATATAGGTCCTTATGGTAAAATTGAGTCTAATTGGACAAGACAAAACGAAAAAAATATTGATTATTACATTATTATACCTCCTAATAGTACAGCAACTGTATCTCTTAACGCTAAGTTTATCAAGTTAAAAGAGAAGCTTATCAAACGTTCTAATAGAGGTGGTTTTAGTATCCATTTAACTTCCGGAAAGCATCATTTAAGCATTACTGAATTCTAGTTATTCTAAAAAATATTAAAATTAGCAGTTAAGAATGAAACTTAAAAGCTTAATTCTTAACTGCTAATTTATTTAAACTAAAAAACACATAAATACCTTATTTTCAGATAAAAGATCCATGTAATAACCAAAATGACATCTAGTTAGTCGTATTATAAACAATTTGAAAAATGTAATTTATGACCATTAGAGGTAAAACATTACAAGAAACTGAAATAAGTGCAGATGTTTTTTTTATTGATATTAATGAAAGCATTAATTAACAAATACTTATACGCATATTAAAAAAGACCTCAATATAAATATTCGTCCAAACAAATGTAACAGGTATAATAATTTAGACTATTATTTTGATGAAAAATTATTTGAAGAATTTTATACTCTTGTACGACTAAATGCTTGGATTGGCTGTCTTCCTTAACTTTTAAATCGATTCGAAACAACATTAATAAGCTAGAAGGGCATAATTTAATAGCTTTATTATCCATTGGAATTAAGAAATTCTCCATAGTATAAAAATCAAAATAACTTTTATATTATGAAGAACAGGTATGTACAGGATAGTTATATCATTTAATCGTTTTAATTTTAAATATTAATTTCACTTTTTTTTACAAACTTAACTAAATCGTTTTATTTAATTAACATTTGGATAATCAACTAAAACGATTTACTTAATAGATTTACCATTATTTAAATAGGTTTAATTCAATTAAGAGCACTAACCAACCACACAAACTAAATTATAAATGACTAAATATAAACTATGAAGAAAAACAACTAAAAAACTTAACAACTAAACCAACACTTATTATTAAACCTGAATCTCTATATCAAATTGTGTACTTAAAAAATAGGGATTCATTAAACAAACCAACTTTATGAATATAAAAATTACCCAACTACACATAAGTAGTAGGTATCTTGAGAAAATAAATTATTTTTTTAAGGTTCTAGCATTATGTTGTATTACCCATTTAAATACATATGCAAGTGAGGAGCTTTTACTAGACTCAAAACGTATAAACAATTCAAAAAAAATAAACTCATTAAAAAATGATAATGATATATTTAGCTCACACTATTTGCTTGACTTTACAAGCATTAACGATCAAAAAAATGACATTAATGGAATAATTTATGATGAATTTGGAACACCTTTACCTGGTGCAACTATAATAATTGTTGGCACTAAAGGAGGCGTAATCACAGATTTTGACGGTAAATTTACTGTTAAATTGAAAATGGGTGATAAAGTACAAGTATCTTATTTAGGGTATAAATCTGTAACTATTGAATATAATGGACAAAAAGAGCTCACAATTCACATGGAATCAGATGTTAGCGCACTGGATGATGTTACTGTTGTTGCGTTTTCAAAACAGAAAAAAGCAAGTGTTATTGGGGCTATTACCACTGTAAAACCATCTGATCTTAAAATTCCATCTAGTAATTTAACAACGTCGTTTGCAGGTCGTATTCCAGGTATGGTTTCTTATCAAAGAAGTGGGGAACCTGGTCAAAATACTGCAGAATTTTACATTCGAGGAATAACTTCATTTGGATACAATAAGGGACCTTTAATTTTAGTGGATAACAACGAAGTTACAACAGAAGAATTATCTCGCTTGCATCCAGATGACATTGCAAGTTTTTCAGTTATGAAGGATGCCACAGCCACAGCACTTTACGGGTCTAGAGGGGCTAATGGTGTTATTTTAGTCACTACAAAAGAAGGTGTTATTGGTAAGGCAAAGATAAGTGTTAGAATGGAGCAAGCATCTTCTAGCCCTACCCAAACTGTAGACCTAGCGGATCCTATCACTTACATGAGATTACATAATGAAGCCGTTAGAACCAGAGATCCCCTAGGCAATACGCCTTATTCACCACAAAAAATTAATAATACCATTGCGGGAAATAATCCTGCTGTTTATCCAGCAAATGATTGGAGAAAGATGTTATTTAAAAATGAGGCTATTAATAGACAAGTTAATCTAAATGTAAGCGGT
The genomic region above belongs to Mariniflexile litorale and contains:
- a CDS encoding family 78 glycoside hydrolase catalytic domain; protein product: MISNRAAAKQKNYFISVGIDSVKVSRGKGEMWRYNGKNNTNSLVIYNGEKLLPFTKYYWGVRIVDDKNTKSDLVISSFETGMMQQKNWTGSWITDHNDTSVKPAPYFRKTYPVQKKVKKAVAYITAAGLYELYINGEKIGNHRLDPMYTKFDKRNLYVTYDVTNKFKQETIALGVLLGNGWYNHQSTAVWNFDKAGWRNRPRFLLNIRITYEDGTTTILYTDESWKTSLSPIIFNSIYTAEHYDARKEQLGWNTPEFNDEDWKNSLVVNAPSNNIVAQALKPIRNIEEIKPVSLRKISDKKYIYDLGRNISGVTQLRVKGSKGTVLRLTHSEQLNDSGEIDLSNIDLHYRPTDDLDPFQTDIYTLNGNRIETFMPKFNYKGFQYVEVISNKPIELTKESLVGQFMHSGVIPVGKIESSNEIINKIWEATNASYVSNLFGYPTDCPQREKNGWTGDAHINIETALYNFDGITIYEKWLADHRDEQKENGVLPSIIPTWGWGYDWGNGPDWTSTIAIIPWEIYQFYGDTRALEVNYPNIKRYVDHITKMSPYGITDWGLGDWVPVKDKTPKELTSSIYYFVDATILAKTAKLLGKQDDYLHYSQLADKIKRAINNKYLNKETAIYGSGFQTELSAPLYWGIVPEGLKSKVADNLANKVLQDNKHLNVGLLGTKSILNALSENGYADLAYEIASQETFPSWGWWIKNGATTLYENWDIKSKRDISKNHIMFGEIGAWLFKGIGGIFPDPTAPGFKNVILKPHFVKGLEYFTASHIGPYGKIESNWTRQNEKNIDYYIIIPPNSTATVSLNAKFIKLKEKLIKRSNRGGFSIHLTSGKHHLSITEF